One genomic segment of Mesoterricola silvestris includes these proteins:
- the glyS gene encoding glycine--tRNA ligase subunit beta, which yields MRELLLEIHCEEIPARFLSPLSTEFAEGLQAWIRENLRVELPVERFYSPRKLAWRVFEVPELQPDQSDVQVGPPQRMCLDAEGRPTQTGLKFAEKWGVDFAQVKFEQPAGKKEPVAVVTLVKRGRPTMDLLAEVLPRLVTGLHVPRAMRWGSSEFEFVRPIRSVVALYGQDVVHFELDGVKSGFSTWGHRLFHLDHPGKVTVGWPRAYEAALEEAGVVVAFQERRDRMAAQIDELAREAGGRVVADEELLSTLAEIVEYPRIVAGRFPTDFLDLPKEVLVVSLKEHQKAFCVEDASGALLPSFLTAANRPDDPDGFIRSGNEWVLRARLYDARFFFSEDRKTPLRDRMERLRHLTFQRELGSYFDKTQRIAALSSAIASALGLDGTDGRLVAESCKCDLVTLMVGEFPELQGIMGGEYLKRENAHPKVWQAVKEHYQPLSADSPIPASDLGGVLAVADKLDTVAGCFSIGIIPTGSKDPLALRRAGQGIVRILFEKGWNLNPVRAAALALDEVGAKATRPRAETLEALEGFFRDRVAFQLEQAGYPGPVRRSALAAGWTDLVDLKGRCEALAAFGDDPRFASLAQSAKRIGNILKDEQPSDSLDAALLNQPEEQALAAQLPTLEANADPASLLASLADLAGPLEAFFNAVMVKCEDPALRAARLSLLHRLRRVFLRVADFSLWQ from the coding sequence ATGAGAGAGCTCCTTCTGGAAATCCACTGCGAGGAGATCCCCGCGCGCTTCCTCTCCCCCCTCTCCACCGAATTCGCCGAGGGCCTCCAGGCCTGGATCCGGGAAAACCTCAGGGTCGAGCTCCCCGTGGAGCGGTTCTACTCCCCCCGCAAGCTGGCCTGGCGCGTGTTCGAGGTGCCCGAGCTCCAGCCCGACCAGAGCGACGTTCAGGTCGGCCCGCCCCAGCGCATGTGCCTGGACGCCGAGGGCCGGCCCACCCAGACCGGCCTCAAGTTCGCCGAGAAGTGGGGCGTGGACTTCGCCCAGGTGAAGTTCGAGCAGCCCGCGGGCAAGAAGGAGCCCGTGGCCGTGGTCACCCTGGTCAAGCGGGGCCGGCCCACCATGGATCTCCTGGCGGAGGTCCTGCCCCGCCTCGTCACGGGCCTCCACGTGCCCCGGGCCATGCGCTGGGGCTCCTCCGAATTCGAATTCGTGCGGCCCATCCGCAGCGTCGTGGCCCTGTACGGGCAGGACGTCGTGCACTTCGAACTGGACGGGGTCAAGTCGGGCTTCTCCACCTGGGGCCACCGGCTCTTCCACCTGGACCATCCCGGCAAGGTGACCGTGGGCTGGCCCCGGGCCTACGAGGCCGCCCTGGAGGAGGCCGGCGTCGTCGTGGCCTTCCAGGAGCGCCGCGACCGCATGGCCGCGCAGATCGACGAGCTGGCCCGGGAGGCCGGGGGCCGCGTGGTGGCCGACGAGGAGCTGCTCTCCACCCTGGCGGAGATCGTGGAGTACCCCCGCATCGTCGCGGGCCGCTTCCCCACGGATTTCCTGGACCTGCCCAAGGAGGTGCTGGTGGTCTCCCTCAAGGAGCACCAGAAGGCCTTCTGCGTGGAGGACGCCTCCGGGGCCCTGCTGCCCAGCTTCCTCACCGCCGCCAACCGCCCCGACGATCCCGACGGCTTCATCCGCAGCGGCAACGAATGGGTGCTCCGCGCCCGGCTCTACGACGCCCGCTTCTTCTTCTCCGAGGACCGCAAGACGCCCCTGCGCGACCGCATGGAGCGGCTGCGGCACCTCACCTTCCAGCGGGAGCTGGGCAGCTACTTCGACAAGACCCAGCGCATCGCGGCCCTCAGTTCGGCCATCGCCTCCGCCCTGGGCCTGGACGGCACCGACGGCCGCCTCGTGGCCGAGAGCTGCAAGTGCGACCTGGTGACCCTCATGGTCGGGGAGTTCCCCGAGCTCCAGGGCATCATGGGCGGCGAGTACCTCAAGCGCGAGAACGCCCACCCCAAGGTGTGGCAGGCCGTGAAGGAGCACTACCAGCCCCTTTCCGCCGACTCCCCCATCCCCGCCTCCGACCTGGGCGGCGTGCTGGCCGTGGCCGACAAGCTGGACACGGTGGCCGGGTGCTTCTCCATCGGCATCATCCCCACCGGCTCCAAGGACCCCCTGGCCCTGCGCCGCGCGGGCCAGGGCATCGTCCGCATCCTGTTCGAGAAGGGCTGGAACCTGAACCCCGTGCGCGCCGCCGCCCTGGCCCTGGACGAGGTGGGCGCCAAGGCCACCCGGCCCCGGGCCGAGACCCTGGAGGCCCTGGAGGGCTTCTTCCGGGACCGGGTCGCCTTCCAGCTGGAGCAGGCCGGCTACCCCGGCCCCGTGCGCCGCTCCGCCCTGGCCGCCGGCTGGACGGATCTGGTGGATCTCAAGGGCCGCTGCGAGGCCCTGGCCGCCTTCGGCGACGACCCCCGCTTCGCCAGCCTGGCCCAGAGCGCCAAGCGAATCGGCAATATCCTCAAGGACGAGCAGCCCAGCGATTCCCTGGACGCCGCCCTCCTGAACCAGCCCGAGGAGCAGGCCCTGGCCGCCCAGCTCCCCACCCTGGAGGCCAATGCCGACCCCGCCAGCCTCCTGGCCAGCCTTGCCGACCTGGCCGGACCCCTGGAAGCCTTCTTCAACGCCGTGATGGTGAAGTGCGAGGACCCCGCCCTGCGGGCCGCCCGCCTTTCCCTCCTCCATCGCCTGCGCAGGGTCTTCCTGCGGGTGGCGGACTTCAGCCTCTGGCAGTAG
- the dnaX gene encoding DNA polymerase III subunit gamma/tau: MITLALKYRPRILSDLVGQEASVRALANALKKAKASGGAIHHQAFLFAGVRGTGKTSTARILARALNCMEGPTAEPCGVCDSCKASEQPDQNLDIVEIDAASRSSVEDARALREQVQTRPAFCRYRVYIIDEVHMMSRSAFDALLKILEEPPPHAVFVLATTELQDVPDTIKSRVQIFPFRLIPVGMVEARLRWVCEQEGVTWEEGSLRLLAEAGQGSMRDALTTLDRVISAGEGHVGEAMVRDQLGIVPAVRVQAVLEALLAADSGAVLDNCRALAELGTDWISFWRELMMAFRDRMEADVRQGAGPQDLLRWARMLQLLLSRERDLRDTSLPDVVVELALLTAAQLPYLAPLDALVKGQPAPAPRPGGGRPLPVTGTAMAAAPMAQPPARPAGPPPPAPRAAGSPASAGSPAAAPSAPSSSQPGTRPDAPSSLPSPAPTSGRQVDPPAGSASASLAGNSAGNMAGNMAGNTPAQPSAQPSAQPSAEAPGVAPIRDPGNLEQLRKGVGEALRQAPGGLPRSLGSLPHMATGLTFQDRTLHWLFPPNVRNTVQDLERELGNPYLLEALRGVLPGLVRTVITFETENRERPDEVLRADPSFQRLLAETSGEIVEIRRED; encoded by the coding sequence ATGATCACACTCGCCCTCAAATACCGTCCCCGCATTCTTTCCGACCTGGTGGGGCAGGAGGCCAGCGTTCGCGCCCTCGCCAATGCCCTGAAGAAGGCCAAGGCGAGCGGAGGGGCCATCCACCACCAGGCCTTCCTCTTCGCCGGCGTGCGCGGCACCGGGAAGACCTCCACCGCCCGCATCCTGGCCCGTGCCCTCAATTGCATGGAGGGTCCCACCGCCGAGCCCTGCGGCGTCTGCGATTCCTGCAAGGCGTCGGAGCAGCCGGACCAGAACCTGGACATCGTGGAGATCGACGCGGCCTCCCGGTCCTCCGTGGAGGACGCCCGGGCCCTGCGGGAGCAGGTGCAGACCCGCCCGGCCTTCTGCCGCTACCGGGTGTACATCATCGACGAAGTGCACATGATGAGCCGCAGCGCCTTCGACGCGCTCCTGAAGATCCTGGAGGAGCCGCCCCCGCACGCGGTGTTCGTCCTGGCCACCACCGAGCTGCAGGACGTGCCCGACACCATCAAGAGCCGGGTGCAGATATTTCCCTTCCGGCTGATCCCGGTGGGCATGGTGGAGGCCCGCCTGCGGTGGGTCTGCGAGCAGGAGGGGGTGACCTGGGAGGAGGGATCCCTGCGGCTCCTGGCCGAGGCGGGGCAGGGCTCCATGCGCGACGCCCTCACCACCCTGGACCGGGTCATTTCCGCCGGGGAAGGGCACGTGGGCGAGGCCATGGTGCGCGACCAGCTGGGCATCGTGCCCGCCGTGCGGGTCCAGGCCGTGCTGGAGGCGCTCCTGGCGGCCGACAGCGGCGCCGTGCTGGACAACTGCCGGGCCCTGGCCGAGCTGGGCACCGACTGGATCAGCTTCTGGCGCGAGCTCATGATGGCCTTCCGGGACCGCATGGAGGCCGATGTGCGCCAGGGCGCCGGCCCCCAGGACCTCCTGCGGTGGGCCCGCATGCTCCAGCTCCTGCTGTCCCGGGAACGGGACCTGCGGGACACCAGCCTTCCGGACGTCGTCGTGGAGCTGGCCCTCCTCACCGCCGCCCAGCTCCCCTACCTGGCCCCCCTGGACGCCCTGGTGAAGGGCCAGCCCGCTCCCGCCCCCCGTCCGGGCGGAGGCCGGCCCCTGCCCGTGACCGGAACGGCCATGGCCGCGGCCCCCATGGCGCAGCCCCCCGCCAGACCCGCCGGCCCGCCACCGCCCGCCCCACGTGCCGCCGGGTCTCCAGCCTCGGCGGGTTCACCGGCCGCCGCGCCCTCCGCTCCGTCGAGCTCCCAGCCCGGAACGCGGCCGGATGCTCCGTCGTCCCTTCCGTCCCCCGCCCCGACGTCCGGTAGGCAGGTTGACCCTCCCGCTGGGAGCGCGTCCGCTAGTTTGGCCGGTAATTCGGCCGGTAACATGGCCGGTAACATGGCCGGTAACACGCCCGCCCAACCCTCCGCCCAACCCTCCGCCCAACCATCCGCCGAGGCCCCCGGGGTGGCCCCCATCCGGGATCCGGGCAACCTCGAGCAGCTGCGCAAGGGGGTGGGGGAGGCCCTGAGGCAGGCGCCGGGGGGGCTGCCGCGCTCCCTGGGGTCGCTGCCCCACATGGCCACGGGGCTCACGTTCCAGGACCGGACCCTCCATTGGCTCTTTCCCCCCAATGTGCGCAACACCGTCCAGGACCTGGAACGGGAGCTGGGCAATCCGTACCTCCTGGAGGCCCTGCGGGGGGTTCTGCCGGGGCTCGTGCGCACCGTCATCACCTTCGAGACGGAGAACCGGGAGCGGCCCGACGAGGTGCTCAGGGCCGATCCTTCGTTCCAGCGCCTCCTGGCGGAAACCAGCGGGGAGATCGTGGAGATCCGCCGGGAGGACTGA
- a CDS encoding SPL family radical SAM protein, whose amino-acid sequence MTPPLLSLAHPRELFHDLQVEPEDARSILRPQKDDRYGFGFALSPYRGCEHGCRYCYVRDYPQALPGEKGKPVDRSLWGTWAVPKLNAPELLWNQRHRLHGQTVFLASATDPYQPLEREFRLTRACLEVLLKCPTTRVLVHTRSPLVLQDLELLRAFGPRVRVGLSIPTDDDTVRQVVEPRSPPVPSRWAAMERLAQAGIEVNLAVAPLMPVHNPVAFARRAKDSGASGAWVGGLRLLKDDPFYDVLARNDWLFILDAEYQEQVAGVLREAFPRARRREAQETRAVPPRHPLVPAQRGLFEGM is encoded by the coding sequence ATGACGCCGCCACTCCTAAGCCTCGCGCATCCCAGGGAGCTGTTCCACGACCTCCAGGTGGAGCCCGAGGACGCCCGGAGCATCCTGCGGCCCCAGAAGGACGACCGCTACGGCTTCGGGTTCGCCCTGAGCCCCTACCGGGGCTGCGAGCACGGCTGCCGCTACTGCTACGTGCGGGACTACCCCCAGGCCCTCCCCGGCGAAAAGGGGAAGCCCGTGGACCGGTCCCTGTGGGGCACCTGGGCCGTGCCCAAGCTCAACGCCCCCGAGCTCCTCTGGAACCAGCGCCACCGGTTGCATGGGCAGACGGTCTTCCTGGCCTCCGCCACGGACCCCTACCAGCCCCTGGAGCGGGAATTCCGCCTCACCCGGGCCTGCCTGGAGGTGCTCCTGAAGTGCCCCACCACCCGGGTGCTGGTGCACACCCGCTCCCCCCTGGTGCTCCAGGACCTGGAGCTGCTCCGGGCCTTCGGGCCCCGGGTGAGGGTGGGGCTCTCCATCCCCACGGACGACGACACCGTGCGCCAGGTGGTGGAACCCCGGTCCCCGCCCGTGCCCTCCCGGTGGGCGGCCATGGAGCGCCTGGCCCAGGCCGGCATCGAGGTGAACCTGGCCGTGGCGCCGCTCATGCCGGTGCACAACCCCGTGGCCTTCGCCCGGCGGGCCAAGGACAGCGGGGCCTCCGGGGCCTGGGTGGGCGGCCTGCGCCTGCTCAAGGACGATCCCTTCTACGATGTCCTGGCCCGCAACGACTGGCTGTTCATCCTGGATGCCGAGTACCAGGAACAGGTGGCGGGGGTCCTGCGGGAGGCCTTCCCCCGGGCCCGGCGGCGGGAAGCCCAGGAAACCCGGGCCGTGCCCCCGCGCCACCCCCTGGTTCCGGCCCAGCGCGGCCTTTTCGAGGGGATGTGA
- a CDS encoding 6-phosphofructokinase, whose amino-acid sequence MRQLKGKAVVAQGGGPTAVINQSLVGLVIEARKWRYITNVYGARFGVSGIINEDFLDLSQTTTHNLEMVAASPSSALGSTRVKPDEAYCARMVEVFQKHGVRYFFYIGGNDSAETCRIVASYARLVNYELRVIHIPKTIDNDLAVTDHCPGFGSAARFVTSAFACLDLDNFAIPGVFLGVVMGRHAGWLTASSVMARRDPKDGPHLIYVPERVFDTDRFLDDVERVHSANGRCVVALSEGIVGADHRPVLTHLQPESEFDAFGNVQLSGRGTLGDALSDAIKQRLGIKRVRCDTFGYLQRSFLGVISDSDSSEARDVGETAVHFAFNRQMNGSVAIRRTGDYSVDYFLTPLETVAAHTKLLPPEYLKGDSDIDESFRDYARPLIGTIPHFDRIIAPRVDPAAVEP is encoded by the coding sequence ATGCGTCAACTCAAAGGCAAGGCCGTGGTCGCCCAGGGGGGCGGCCCCACCGCCGTCATCAACCAGAGCCTCGTGGGCCTGGTGATCGAGGCGCGGAAGTGGCGCTACATCACCAACGTGTACGGCGCGCGCTTCGGGGTGAGCGGCATCATCAACGAGGATTTCCTCGACCTCTCCCAGACCACCACCCACAACCTGGAGATGGTGGCCGCCAGTCCCTCCTCGGCCCTGGGCTCCACCCGCGTCAAGCCCGACGAGGCCTACTGCGCGCGCATGGTGGAGGTGTTCCAGAAGCACGGCGTGCGGTACTTCTTCTACATCGGCGGCAACGATTCCGCCGAGACCTGCCGCATCGTGGCCTCCTACGCCCGGCTCGTGAACTACGAGCTGCGGGTGATCCACATCCCCAAGACCATCGACAACGACCTGGCGGTGACCGACCACTGCCCCGGCTTCGGATCCGCGGCGCGCTTCGTGACCTCGGCCTTCGCCTGCCTCGACCTGGACAACTTCGCCATCCCCGGCGTCTTCCTGGGCGTGGTGATGGGGCGCCACGCGGGCTGGCTCACGGCGAGCTCGGTCATGGCGCGCCGGGACCCCAAGGACGGGCCGCACCTCATCTACGTCCCCGAGCGGGTCTTCGACACGGACCGCTTCCTGGACGACGTGGAGCGCGTCCACTCCGCCAACGGCCGCTGCGTGGTGGCGCTGTCCGAGGGCATCGTGGGCGCCGACCACCGCCCCGTCCTCACCCACCTGCAGCCCGAATCCGAATTCGACGCCTTCGGCAACGTGCAGCTCTCGGGCCGCGGCACCCTGGGTGACGCCCTCAGCGACGCCATCAAGCAGCGCCTGGGCATCAAGCGCGTGCGGTGCGACACCTTCGGCTACCTGCAGCGCTCCTTCCTGGGCGTCATCTCCGATTCCGATTCCAGCGAGGCCCGGGACGTGGGGGAGACCGCCGTGCATTTCGCCTTCAACCGCCAGATGAACGGCTCCGTGGCCATCCGCCGCACCGGGGACTACTCCGTGGACTACTTCCTGACCCCCCTGGAGACCGTGGCCGCCCACACCAAGCTCCTCCCCCCCGAATACCTAAAGGGCGACAGCGACATCGACGAATCCTTCCGCGACTACGCCCGCCCCCTCATCGGCACCATCCCGCATTTCGACCGGATCATCGCGCCTCGGGTGGATCCCGCGGCCGTGGAACCCTGA
- a CDS encoding tryptophanase has translation MPKTMIEPFRIKSVEPIRMTTRAERERLLEDAKLNVFKLRAEDVILDFLTDSGTGAMSAKQWGAIMEGDESYAGARSFFRLQSVLQKLTGYPHIIPTHQGRAAERIFFGVATKRGDIVPNNTHFDTTRANLEFDGVEAADLVIPEGTQPRTIHPFKGNIDLGKVEDLLKTKGDRVPFGMLTITNNSGGGQPVSMANIRAYSELLKRYGKPLILDVCRFAENAMFIKLREEGMQDRTIESIAQEMFRLADGCTMSAKKDGMVNIGGFIALKDETWVEAARNNLILTEGFPTYGGLAGRDLEALAVGLEEVLHEDYLRYRLRTAEYMGEKLLAGGVAIVEPTGGHAVYIDAKEFLPHLGPQDYPAWSLANALYLEGGIRGVEIGSVMFGRRDDDGVEHYGPMELVRLAFPRRVYTQSHFDFAAEVICELKAKAHLVRGVRIAKQTKYLRHFTAEMNWA, from the coding sequence ATGCCCAAGACCATGATCGAACCCTTCCGCATCAAGAGCGTCGAACCCATCCGCATGACCACCCGCGCCGAGCGCGAGCGGCTCCTGGAAGACGCGAAACTCAACGTCTTCAAGCTCCGCGCCGAGGATGTCATCCTCGACTTCCTCACCGACTCCGGCACCGGCGCCATGAGCGCCAAGCAGTGGGGCGCCATCATGGAGGGCGACGAGAGCTACGCCGGGGCGCGCAGCTTCTTCCGCCTCCAGTCCGTGCTGCAGAAGCTCACCGGCTACCCCCACATCATCCCCACCCACCAGGGGCGCGCCGCGGAGCGCATCTTCTTCGGGGTGGCCACCAAGCGCGGCGACATCGTCCCCAACAACACCCACTTCGACACCACCCGGGCCAACCTGGAATTCGACGGCGTCGAGGCCGCGGACCTGGTGATCCCCGAGGGCACCCAGCCCCGCACCATCCACCCCTTCAAGGGCAACATCGACCTGGGCAAGGTGGAGGACCTCCTGAAGACCAAGGGGGACCGCGTGCCCTTCGGCATGCTCACGATCACCAACAACTCCGGGGGCGGCCAGCCCGTGTCCATGGCCAATATCCGGGCCTACAGCGAACTCCTCAAGCGCTACGGCAAGCCCCTGATCCTGGACGTGTGCCGCTTCGCCGAGAACGCCATGTTCATCAAGCTGCGCGAAGAGGGCATGCAGGACCGCACCATCGAAAGCATCGCCCAGGAGATGTTCCGCCTCGCCGACGGCTGCACCATGAGCGCCAAGAAGGACGGCATGGTCAACATCGGCGGCTTCATCGCCCTCAAGGACGAAACCTGGGTGGAGGCCGCGCGCAACAACCTCATCCTCACCGAGGGCTTCCCCACCTACGGCGGCCTCGCGGGCCGCGACCTGGAGGCCCTGGCGGTGGGCCTGGAGGAGGTCCTCCACGAGGACTACCTCCGCTACCGCCTGCGCACCGCCGAGTACATGGGCGAGAAGCTCCTGGCCGGGGGCGTCGCCATCGTGGAGCCCACCGGCGGCCACGCCGTCTACATCGACGCCAAGGAATTCCTGCCCCACCTGGGCCCCCAGGACTATCCCGCCTGGTCCCTGGCCAACGCCCTCTACCTGGAAGGCGGCATCCGGGGCGTGGAGATCGGCTCGGTGATGTTCGGCCGGCGCGACGACGACGGCGTGGAGCACTACGGTCCCATGGAACTGGTGCGCCTGGCCTTCCCCCGCCGGGTCTACACCCAGAGCCACTTCGACTTCGCGGCCGAAGTGATCTGCGAGCTCAAGGCCAAGGCCCATCTGGTGCGCGGCGTGCGCATCGCGAAGCAGACGAAGTACCTGCGCCACTTCACGGCGGAGATGAACTGGGCCTGA
- a CDS encoding acetate--CoA ligase family protein: MSTFIHELEAYDLLELAGLPGLRRGLVRSRADVDRLPFKAGEKVVLKGVAQDVWHKSDVGLVRFEAFDAEAVWAHAQDMEKTAGGPWVGMLVVEMVDFRKVAGLPTEALVALRRTPEAGWTVVLGIGGLHTNAWGEEIRPCLWPLSLVTPEQALADFKAHYLGRVWLGTLRQGKPLTTEGAVLSYLRGLWTLADLLDSRKAELLEMNPVVLDPEGRPVALDGVGSLGAPAPEAPKGLAPSQLLDLLVKPRTIALAGISARPGTPGRMILDNLLTSTLDRAAIIPIKPGTAEIDGLPCLGGVEDLAARPVDMLILCLPAAQTVAAIQQLCEQGGGAQVVYLVPGGVGDGADTEGRGAFLTDLLARRRAQGLWTPALVGPNGLGFLSSEGRVNTLFIPQEKLPVEARGGALSLVSQSGAFLISRLSSAPELPLRYAVSIGNQIDVRLSDFIAALGDDAQTRVIATYVEGFQPGDLLATAKAAREVIAKGKWVVLYKGGRSSEGQKAASSHTGALAGDWALQKALLKRAGIIVCESMGVFDAALAWVSAFPAGKPSRVAVISNAGYESVVSADLLEGAVAGHVLADKDVASLKALLETHKLTELVNPRLPLDVTPMADGAAYLDSARLIAATAADTLVIGLVPFTRRLDTTDPAAMDAFAGDLAAIARDSGKRVGVAVEGGALYGPYREALAKAGLPVFLTMEKALQGLRILAEA, from the coding sequence ATGAGCACCTTCATCCACGAGCTGGAAGCCTACGACCTGCTGGAACTGGCGGGCCTTCCCGGGCTGCGCCGGGGCCTGGTGCGAAGCCGCGCCGACGTGGACCGGCTGCCCTTCAAGGCCGGGGAGAAGGTGGTGCTCAAGGGCGTGGCCCAGGACGTGTGGCACAAGTCCGACGTGGGCCTGGTGCGCTTCGAGGCCTTCGACGCCGAGGCCGTGTGGGCCCACGCCCAGGACATGGAGAAGACCGCGGGCGGCCCCTGGGTGGGCATGCTGGTGGTGGAGATGGTGGATTTCCGCAAGGTGGCGGGCCTGCCCACCGAGGCCCTGGTGGCCCTGCGCCGGACCCCCGAGGCCGGGTGGACCGTGGTGCTGGGCATCGGCGGGCTCCACACCAACGCCTGGGGCGAGGAGATCCGGCCCTGCCTGTGGCCCCTGTCCCTGGTCACCCCCGAGCAGGCCCTGGCCGATTTCAAGGCCCACTACCTGGGCCGGGTGTGGCTGGGCACCCTGCGCCAGGGCAAGCCGCTCACCACCGAAGGCGCGGTGCTCTCCTACCTGCGCGGCCTGTGGACCCTGGCGGACCTCCTGGACAGCCGCAAGGCCGAACTGCTGGAAATGAACCCCGTGGTCCTGGATCCGGAAGGGCGGCCCGTGGCCCTGGACGGGGTGGGGAGCCTGGGCGCCCCGGCGCCGGAGGCCCCCAAGGGCCTGGCGCCCTCCCAGCTCCTGGATCTCCTGGTGAAGCCCCGCACCATCGCCCTGGCCGGCATCTCCGCGCGGCCCGGCACCCCCGGGCGCATGATCCTGGACAACCTCCTCACCTCCACCCTGGACCGGGCCGCCATCATCCCCATCAAGCCGGGCACCGCGGAAATCGACGGCCTGCCCTGCCTGGGGGGCGTGGAGGACCTGGCGGCGCGGCCCGTGGACATGCTCATCCTCTGCCTTCCCGCGGCCCAGACCGTGGCCGCCATCCAGCAGCTCTGCGAACAGGGCGGGGGCGCCCAGGTGGTGTACCTGGTCCCCGGGGGCGTGGGGGACGGCGCGGACACCGAGGGCCGCGGCGCCTTCCTCACCGATCTCCTGGCCCGGCGCCGGGCCCAGGGGCTCTGGACCCCGGCCCTGGTGGGACCCAACGGCCTGGGCTTCCTCAGCAGCGAGGGGCGGGTGAACACCCTGTTCATCCCCCAGGAGAAGCTGCCCGTGGAGGCCCGGGGCGGCGCCCTTTCCCTGGTGAGCCAGAGCGGGGCCTTCCTCATCTCCCGCCTCTCCTCGGCGCCGGAGCTGCCCCTGCGCTACGCCGTGTCCATCGGCAACCAGATCGACGTGCGCCTTTCGGACTTCATCGCCGCCCTGGGGGACGACGCGCAGACGCGGGTCATCGCCACCTACGTGGAGGGCTTCCAGCCCGGCGATCTCCTGGCCACGGCCAAGGCGGCCCGGGAGGTGATCGCCAAGGGCAAGTGGGTGGTGCTCTACAAAGGCGGGCGCAGCAGCGAAGGCCAGAAGGCCGCCAGCAGCCACACCGGGGCCCTGGCCGGGGACTGGGCGCTGCAGAAGGCCCTGCTCAAGCGCGCCGGAATCATCGTGTGCGAGAGCATGGGGGTCTTCGACGCGGCCCTGGCCTGGGTTTCGGCCTTCCCCGCGGGCAAGCCCTCCCGGGTGGCGGTGATCAGCAACGCCGGCTACGAGAGCGTGGTGAGCGCCGACCTGCTGGAGGGGGCCGTGGCCGGCCACGTGCTGGCGGATAAGGACGTGGCCTCCCTGAAGGCGCTGCTGGAGACCCACAAGCTCACGGAGCTGGTGAACCCCCGGCTCCCCCTGGACGTGACGCCCATGGCCGACGGGGCGGCGTACCTGGATTCGGCCCGCCTCATCGCGGCCACCGCCGCCGACACCCTGGTGATCGGCCTGGTGCCCTTCACCCGCCGCCTGGACACCACGGATCCCGCGGCCATGGACGCCTTCGCCGGGGATCTCGCGGCCATCGCCCGGGATTCCGGCAAGCGGGTGGGCGTCGCGGTGGAGGGCGGGGCCCTCTACGGGCCCTACCGGGAGGCCCTGGCCAAGGCCGGCCTGCCGGTCTTCCTCACCATGGAAAAGGCCCTCCAGGGCCTCCGGATCCTGGCGGAGGCCTGA
- a CDS encoding polysaccharide deacetylase family protein → MKTISLRVDVDTLEGSLKGIPALLRMLDKQKMQASFYFSFGPDNSGKALRRIFRKGFLEKMRRTGPARLYGFKTMMYGVLLPAPIIWKRAAAQMRSAREAGHEVAIHGWDHVQYHDLLDRKSRPWLEAWFRDAHNAYQEVFGEAARGAVSPAWRCNDATLEIQEAYKLDYAGDCRGLSPFYPVVKGRTLSTLQVPTTLPTLDEYLGLDGMTADQVNEKVWSLLREDALNVYALHTEVEGGALAGTFEAFLRGLRDREVRVRTHADWVPELKAANPPARELTRLEIPGRAGWVSSGG, encoded by the coding sequence ATGAAGACGATATCGTTGCGCGTGGACGTGGATACCCTGGAGGGCTCCCTGAAGGGGATACCGGCCCTCCTGCGGATGCTGGACAAGCAGAAGATGCAGGCCAGCTTCTACTTCAGCTTCGGTCCGGACAACAGCGGCAAGGCCCTGCGGCGGATCTTCCGGAAGGGCTTCCTGGAGAAGATGCGCCGCACCGGGCCGGCCCGGCTCTACGGGTTCAAGACCATGATGTACGGGGTGCTGCTCCCGGCGCCCATCATCTGGAAGCGCGCCGCCGCCCAGATGCGCAGCGCCCGCGAGGCCGGCCACGAGGTGGCCATCCACGGGTGGGACCACGTGCAGTACCACGATCTGCTGGACCGCAAGTCCCGGCCCTGGCTGGAAGCCTGGTTCCGGGACGCGCACAACGCCTACCAGGAGGTCTTCGGGGAGGCCGCCCGGGGCGCGGTGAGCCCCGCCTGGCGCTGCAACGACGCCACCCTGGAGATCCAGGAGGCCTACAAGCTGGACTACGCCGGGGACTGCCGGGGCCTGTCCCCCTTCTATCCCGTCGTGAAGGGCCGCACCCTCTCCACGCTCCAGGTGCCCACCACGCTGCCCACCCTGGACGAGTACCTGGGCCTGGACGGCATGACCGCGGACCAGGTGAACGAAAAGGTCTGGTCCCTGCTCCGGGAGGACGCCCTCAACGTCTACGCCCTGCACACGGAGGTGGAGGGAGGGGCCCTGGCGGGCACCTTCGAGGCCTTCCTGCGGGGCCTGCGGGACCGGGAGGTGCGGGTGCGCACCCACGCGGACTGGGTGCCCGAGCTCAAGGCCGCCAACCCTCCCGCGCGGGAACTCACCCGCCTGGAGATTCCGGGCCGGGCCGGCTGGGTGAGCTCCGGCGGCTAG